The nucleotide window CAGTACTCATCGACCTTGTCGAGATAAACGCCCGAAAAACCCTGCGCGATGATTTTGTCTAGGTACTTAAAGATGATTTGCTTCCAGCCCTCCTCCCAGTACTTGACGGCGTAGTTGCCCTCCCAGTCCGGATTCTCCGGCCCGAGCCACGCGGGAGGGTTCTCTTTCCACCCCTCTTTCCAGTAGAAGCGGTAATTCTCGGCCTCGCCGATGCTGATGTAGGCTATGGGGATTACCCCAGTCCTCTTAATCATCTCGATTTCTTCCCGCGTGTAGGCCCTCTCATCGCTCCCGTCCCTTGAGTAGTCCATGACGACTAAGTCGAAGCCGCTCTTCGCTATAACCTCCGGACTCGCGTTCTGGAGCCAGTACGCCCAGCTCCTAATTGAGGAAATGTTCAGCCTTCCCTTAACCTGGATTTGGCTTGAGTTTTCGCCTTTTGGAGTGGTCTGGATCGTTGATGTCACGTTTTGCTGGGCCATTTTGGGAGAGGTTACATTAGACAAAACCGGGGAGGAGGTGTGCGATGTCTGAAAAGGAGAAGACCTCGTCTCAGGTATGGGGCGAGAAGAAGACGGGAATAAAGTCGTGCTGGTTTTCTCTGTTGGGGCGTTTGAGAGACAGGCAGAGGCCAAAACTATGAGGAGCGAGAGGAGTATGCCGAGGAGCCGCATAGAGATAGTTGGGCGGAAGGCCTTTTAACCGTTGCCCGCTATCAACTCCCATGATAATCATCATGGCCGGCGGAAAGTCGAGCAGAATGGGCCGGGAGAAGCCCGTCCTGGAAGTCGGAAATAGACCGATGCTCCTGCGCGTTTACGAGGAGACCGAAAAAGTTGGAGAAGTTCTCGTTGCCGTCTCCAGGAATACTCCCAGAACGAAGGAGCTCTGCCTCCGCGAGGGGATTTCCTTTGTTGAGACGCCGGGGAACGGCTACGTTGAGGACCTGATTTACCTCCTTCGCGAATTCGGGCCTTTCGTCAGCGTTTCCGCCGATCTGCCCTTCCTGAAGGCGAGTGATGTAGTGGCCATCGAGAAGGCCTTTGACGGGAGGAAGAGCCTGACGGGGGTCCTTCCCCCAAAGCTCGTTCCGAAGGACTTAAGACCTGTTGTTTATCGGGGCTACGCGATAGTCGGCCTCAACGCCGTCGGAACTGAGGGAGAGCGATTTTTCGAGCTGAGCAACCCGCTGTTGGCTCTCAACGTGAACACACCGGAAGAGTTAAAGCTCGCCGAGGGGATAGCGAGGCTGGTGGGAAGATGAGGGGCAAGGAACTTAAGGGTGCAATAGCCTTCGTTCTCTTCATGATCATCGCTGGACTGTTCGTCTTCGGCTTCCTGCTCTTTGCAGTGGTTCTAACCCTCACCGGTCTGCTCCTTTTCCTCGGCTTCTACCTCTACGTCCGCCTGAGGCTCTGGTGGGCGAAGAGACACCCACCCAAGGAGCTTGAGGGGCCGGAAGACTACTTTTAGAGCCCCAGCTCCCCCAAAATCCTTTCCACGTCGAGGTTCCTCTC belongs to Thermococcus camini and includes:
- a CDS encoding MJ1477/TM1410 family putative glycoside hydrolase, which translates into the protein MRLLGILLSLLIVLASACLSNAPTEKTSTTLFPSSSRPIPETRSSPFQTSHTSSPVLSNVTSPKMAQQNVTSTIQTTPKGENSSQIQVKGRLNISSIRSWAYWLQNASPEVIAKSGFDLVVMDYSRDGSDERAYTREEIEMIKRTGVIPIAYISIGEAENYRFYWKEGWKENPPAWLGPENPDWEGNYAVKYWEEGWKQIIFKYLDKIIAQGFSGVYLDKVDEYWFWAKKYGESWTARQMIEFILEIANYTRSKAGPSFIIIPQNGEYLLEYDNGTLLETVSGWASEDVFYNGLEPSPWTDEKVSLLDRVVKAGKVVLAVDYADDGTKSQEDMARILDFIEKAQDRGYLPYAALEDRELDRLDVIPGIQPPT
- a CDS encoding NTP transferase domain-containing protein, producing MIIIMAGGKSSRMGREKPVLEVGNRPMLLRVYEETEKVGEVLVAVSRNTPRTKELCLREGISFVETPGNGYVEDLIYLLREFGPFVSVSADLPFLKASDVVAIEKAFDGRKSLTGVLPPKLVPKDLRPVVYRGYAIVGLNAVGTEGERFFELSNPLLALNVNTPEELKLAEGIARLVGR